Within the Marinobacter sp. SS13-12 genome, the region AGTCCCCGCAAGGGAAACCAGTCCAGGTAGCTGCCGCCGGCAAACAGGACAATCAGCAGTATGGCGAACAGGAAGCCGGGAATGGCATAGCCCACCACGATGGCAGAACTGCTCCAGACATCGAACCGGGAGCCGTCGGTGACGGCCTTGCGGATGCCCAGTGGAATGGAAATCAGATAGATAATCAGGGTGGACCATAATCCCAGGGAGATCGACACCGGCATTTTGTCCAGTATCAACTCGATGACTGACCGGTCACGGTAGAACGAATCGCCGAAATCGAAAGTGGCGTAGTCGCCGAGCATTTTCAGAAAGCGCTCGTGGGCTGGCTTGTCGAAGCCGTACATGACTTCGATCTCCCGGAGCAGCTCCTCGGGGAGCCCGCGGGAGCCACGGCTATCGCCAGTTGAAGAGGTAACTTCGCCGCCCGAGCCACCGCCACTGGCCCTGGCGAGAGCACCGCCACCATGCCCTTCGGTTTCCGCAATCAATTGTTCAACCGGGCCGCCCGGGGCGGCCTGAACAATCACGAAATTAAGCAGCATGATACCAAGCAATGTGGGGATGATCAGCGCCAGACGCCTGAGGATGTAACTGCCCATTCAGCGGAACTCCGTCTCGTTTATGTCAGAGAACTGCATCATTGGTCAGTGCTTTTCACCCACCAGTTATTAATATCAACGCCATTTTTGGGCACAGTATCCGGCCGTGTCAGGAAGGACCAGTAGGCGATGCGGTCCTTGGCCAGGTACCAGTTCGGTATCACGTAATGCCCGTGGAGCAGCACCCGGTCCAGAGCGCGTACCCGGTGAACAAGTTCCTCCCGGCTCGGTGCCTGGATCACCATGTTGACAAGGTCATCAACCACCGGGCTGTCGACGCCCATGTAGTTGCGCGATCCTTTTACGTCGACAGTGGACGAGTGCCAGTACTCTCTTTGCTCATTACCCGGAGAGTCGGACTGTCCGATACCCTGCACGGTCATGTCGTAGTCGAATTCACGGATTCGCTGGATGTATTGGTTGGTATCTACCAGCCGTACCGACACATTGATACCCAGCTTTGCCAGATTGTTCTTGAAGGGCAGTACCACCCGCTCGAATGTTTTCTGGTAAATCAGAATCTCGAACGCCAGGGGTTGACCGGTTTCGAGATTCACCATGGTGCCATCTTTTACAGCGTAGCCGGCGTCCCGGAGCATGGTAAGTGCAGTACGGAGGTTGTCGCGCAGGCCGCCTTCACCAGCAGTAGAGGGTGGCTGGTATGCTTCTGTGAAGACGTCCGCGGGTAACTGGTCCCGGTAGGGTTCCAGAATCTCCAGCTCCCGGCCTTCGGGGAGGCCGGATGAGGCCAGCTCACTGTTCTCGAAGTAGCTGGAGGTACGGGTGTACTGCCCGTAGAACAGGTTTTTGTTGGCCCATTCAAAGTCAAACGCGTAGCTGAGTGCTTCGCGCACTTTCGGATCACTGAACACCTCGCGGCGCGTGTTCATGGCAAACGCCTGCATTCCGGCCGGGCGACCATGCTTGACCGCCTCGGTTTTTACCTTGCCCGATTCGAACTGGTCACCCCTGTAGGCGGTTGCCCAGTTCTTGGCTGAGGATTCCACGCGAAAATCAAAGTTGCCAGCCCGGAACGACTCCAGTGCCACGGTGTCGTCCGTGTAATAGTCGTATTGGAGGTTATCGAAATTGAACTTGCCTTTGCGGACGCCAAGGTCCTCTGCCCAGTAATCCTCCACTCGCTCGAAGGTGATGGAGCGACCTGGCTCGAAGTCTCCGATCCGATAGGGGCCACTGCCCACGGGGGGTGTCAGGCCGTTATCTCCGAACTCACGATTCTCCCAGTAATGACTGGGAAGGACGGGCAGCTGACCAAGAATCAGGGGCAGTTCCCGGTTGTTGGTCTGCGCAAAATCGAAGCGGATTCGTCGCTCATCCTCAATCGTGACGTCTGTTACGTCCGCATAGTAATTGCGATAGAAAGGGTGGCCCTTGGTGGTCAGGACGTCGAAAGAAAATTTCACGTCTTCGGCGGTAATCGGCTCGCCGTCGTGGAAGCGGGCTTCTTCGCGCAGGTTGAAAGTGACGTAACTCCGGTCCTCAGGTGTCTCTATG harbors:
- a CDS encoding extracellular solute-binding protein, with the translated sequence MTRTRKAPSLISAFTFVAMALLPWQSISADTAAKHGIAMHGDTRYPEGFPHFDYVNPDAPKGGTIRMAVVANGFDSFNPFVIRGVAAAGINTYVYDTLMEASADEPFSAYGLIAESIETPEDRSYVTFNLREEARFHDGEPITAEDVKFSFDVLTTKGHPFYRNYYADVTDVTIEDERRIRFDFAQTNNRELPLILGQLPVLPSHYWENREFGDNGLTPPVGSGPYRIGDFEPGRSITFERVEDYWAEDLGVRKGKFNFDNLQYDYYTDDTVALESFRAGNFDFRVESSAKNWATAYRGDQFESGKVKTEAVKHGRPAGMQAFAMNTRREVFSDPKVREALSYAFDFEWANKNLFYGQYTRTSSYFENSELASSGLPEGRELEILEPYRDQLPADVFTEAYQPPSTAGEGGLRDNLRTALTMLRDAGYAVKDGTMVNLETGQPLAFEILIYQKTFERVVLPFKNNLAKLGINVSVRLVDTNQYIQRIREFDYDMTVQGIGQSDSPGNEQREYWHSSTVDVKGSRNYMGVDSPVVDDLVNMVIQAPSREELVHRVRALDRVLLHGHYVIPNWYLAKDRIAYWSFLTRPDTVPKNGVDINNWWVKSTDQ
- a CDS encoding microcin C ABC transporter permease YejB yields the protein MGSYILRRLALIIPTLLGIMLLNFVIVQAAPGGPVEQLIAETEGHGGGALARASGGGSGGEVTSSTGDSRGSRGLPEELLREIEVMYGFDKPAHERFLKMLGDYATFDFGDSFYRDRSVIELILDKMPVSISLGLWSTLIIYLISIPLGIRKAVTDGSRFDVWSSSAIVVGYAIPGFLFAILLIVLFAGGSYLDWFPLRGLTSSNFDELNWYQKIGDYFWHLALPVTANVIGGFATLTLLTKNSFLDEISKQYVVTARAKGLEEKQVLYGHVFRNAMLIVIASLPGVLVSLFFTGSLLIEVIFSLDGLGLLGFEAALNRDYPVIFGTLFIFTLMGLVLKLISDITYVLVDPRIDFESREGS